A DNA window from Setaria viridis chromosome 2, Setaria_viridis_v4.0, whole genome shotgun sequence contains the following coding sequences:
- the LOC117843809 gene encoding protein LONGIFOLIA 2 isoform X1 has product MPAKYLGALAEDRRPDLHRQVGCVTGILQAFDRRHPLASSHKRLLPPTAGHALSSSPSVGGDCTRFSPQIVLEKNSSKTWADNQRAPAAELSQTSYSSSPSSSFSSLDGNRSTQQDLSSTDRMLFPERPFKCSPMLKSSFDSENGLDYPDDVLTKPDNMPTAQSSLPTLGIKNLVKDSIYKDSRDLSVRVCNGEEVKDHPFNFGDPSRQLDGPPRDSTQGKSKGLMDINESLRVLAKLREATWTPSESGHHARLSYDAPRFSYDGKEPASKLREVPRLSLDIKEGHHWNREMNSRSKPSLSSSDRSSSNATGSNAALETQQEQPACKRLPSVVAKLMGLEELPERSESTASLQACKAVKESKEATLNPLSISSHNEPAPRQQRNQDSTVRNLPNSKFPVETAPWKQQERIVLPRKPPRGSKGAHGREPVASVFSDIEKRLKDLDFQQSNKDLRALKQILDSMQAKGLLENKKREEASMSKLYDGSHDDQETTNLNTRLNSNTNSMWVPEESNAESSFKSPIVIMKPSKSANLYSEVDSSVIPLGGSSDLPQLQTGNSTDKRKASTVNRTAKEQHAKWSPRVPTSQPLVSYDRKSNGRNDDSSNKQKSSSLLVTESSSRRQQLPRDSSISLQKNKNSTSPRLLQRKLDSERRARPPVPSAESNKSQRQSGDRNNLDTVSPRSKFRRKPVRAQEGDDGMPNGLNNRTRSLNQQGNDMSTRSDGSMCVASEVDIEVISNDRSTEVNVSNFEQGNGTPSGRNTQKVKTSYDASKDVSSVDPSAAISERPSPVSVLDPLFDQEDLFPSSRTSDSLAADDEHHTSEEPWKPSDTKLREVAMQSKNNKLANVASLLEKLQQLSVNKDEDAPPVDHIAFLCETESPDHRYVSEILLASGLLMKDLGSGHAGLQLHPSGYPINPDLFHVLEQRKAGWVSKPDGIHQSRVKCDPKRAHRKLMFDSVNEILLQKFEKETAVYSASSFTRAKDLPAKTLSGQQLVKFVSSGIEDLEMEQSRICQKEGSVIPDAEILERLQGWTSFCRELPGLVLEIERSVFKELVDEVVHGESADGPLMKAAIRRRRRLFA; this is encoded by the exons ATGCCGGCAAAGTACCTGGGGGCGTTGGCGGAGGACCGGCGGCCGGACCTCCACCGCCAGGTGGGTTGCGTCACCGGGATCCTGCAGGCGTTCGACCGCCGACACCCGCTCGCCTCCTCCCACAAGAGGCTCCTTCCCCCAACAG CAGGCCATGCTCTGTCCAGCAGCCCAAGTGTAGGGGGAGACTGCACAAGATTTTCACCCCAGATTGTCCTC GAGAAGAACTCAAGCAAAACCTGGGCTGACAACCAGAGAGCACCAGCAGCAGAACTGTCACAAACTTCATATTCAtcgtcaccatcttcatcattcTCCTCCCTTGATGGAAACAGGTCAACTCAACAGGACCTATCATCCACTGATCGAATGCTATTTCCAGAGAGGCCTTTCAAGTGCTCGCCAATGCTCAAGAGCTCTTTTGACAGTGAGAATGGACTCGACTACCCTGATGATGTTCTTACCAAGCCTGATAACATGCCCACAGCTCAATCCAGCCTGCCAACTCTAGGTATAAAAAATCTTGTGAAGGATTCAATCTATAAGGATAGCCGTGACTTGTCAGTCAGAGTTTGTAATGGGGAAGAAGTAAAAGATCACCCATTCAACTTTGGAGATCCATCCAGGCAATTGGATGGGCCTCCCCGCGACAGTACCCAAGGAAAAAGCAAGGGTCTCATGGACATCAACGAATCGCTTCGAGTGCTAGCCAAGCTCAGGGAAGCCACTTGGACTCCTTCTGAATCAGGCCATCATGCAAGACTTTCATATGATGCTCCTCGGTTCTCATACGATGGTAAGGAACCAGCATCAAAACTGAGGGAGGTACCAAGGTTGTCACTGGACATCAAGGAGGGTCACCATTGGAATCGTGAAATGAACTCTAGATCGAAGCCAAGCTTGAGTTCTTCAGACCGAAGCAGCAGCAATGCTACTGGGTCCAATGCAGCCTTGGAGACTCAGCAGGAACAGCCAGCCTGCAAGCGTCTTCCTAGTGTTGTTGCAAAGCTCATGGGATTGGAAGAGTTGCCAGAGCGTAGTGAAAGTACAGCATCATTGCAGGCATGCAAAGCAGTCAAAGAGAGCAAAGAGGCTACGTTGAATCCCTTGAGCATCTCATCCCACAACGAGCCTGCTCCTCGACAACAAAGGAATCAGGATTCAACAGTAAGAAATTTACCCAACTCTAAGTTTCCTGTTGAAACTGCACCGTGGAAGCAACAAGAAAGGATTGTCCTGCCTCGAAAACCACCAAGGGGATCAAAAGGAGCCCATGGAAGAGAACCTGTTGCATCAGTCTTCAGCGACATAGAGAAACGGCTCAAGGACCTTGATTTTCAGCAATCAAACAAGGATCTTAGAGCCCTTAAACAGATCTTGGATTCTATGCAAGCAAAAGGACTGTTGGAAAACAAGAAACGGGAAGAAGCATCTATGTCAAAGCTATATGATGGAAGCCATGATGACCAAGAGACGACCAATCTGAACACGAGACTGAACAGTAACACCAACTCCATGTGGGTGCCTGAAGAGAGTAATGCAGAAAGCTCTTTTAAATCGCCTATTGTGATCATGAAGCCTTCAAAATCTGCAAACCTTTACAGCGAAGTGGATTCTTCTGTCATTCCATTAGGGGGTTCATCTGATCTTCCACAGCTGCAAACAGGCAATAGCACTGATAAAAGGAAAGCTTCAACGGTCAATAGGACAGCTAAAGAGCAGCATGCGAAATGGAGTCCTAGGGTCCCTACTTCTCAACCCCTTGTTTCTTATGACAGGAAATCAAATGGAAGGAATGATGATAGCAGCAACAAGCAAAAATCTAGTTCACTGCTGGTTACTGAGAGCTCATCCAGAAGACAGCAGCTGCCAAGAGACAGTAGCATAAGTttgcaaaagaataaaaattCCACTAGCCCAAGATTACTACAGAGAAAACTTGATTCAGAGCGGAGGGCTAGACCGCCTGTTCCTTCTGCTGAGTCTAACAAAAGCCAAAGGCAATCTGGAGATAGGAATAATTTGGACACTGTGTCACCCCGAAGCAAATTCAGAAGGAAACCTGTGCGTGCACAGGAAGGCGATGATGGCATGCCCAATGGATTGAATAACAGGACAAGGAGCCTGAATCAGCAAGGCAATGATATGTCCACAAGGTCAGATGGCAGTATGTGTGTTGCTTCAGAGGTGGATATAGAAGTTATAAGCAATGACAGGTCTACAGAAGTGAACGTTTCTAACTTTGAGCAAGGCAATGGAACTCCATCAGGAAGGAATACACAAAAAGTG AAAACCTCATATGATGCAAGCAAGGACGTGTCATCTGTAGACCCTTCCGCCGCTATCTCTGAACGGCCAAGTCCAGTTTCTGTGTTGGACCCTTTGTTTGATCAGGAGGATTTGTTTCCTTCCAGCAGGACTTCAGATTCACTTGCTGCTG ATGATGAGCACCATACATCAGAGGAACCATGGAAACCTTCTGATACAAAGCTAAGAGAGGTTGCTATGCAATCCAAAAACAATAAGCTCGCTAATGTTGCTAGCTTGCTTGAGAAGCTCCAGCAGCTTAGCGTGAACAAGGATGAGGATGCCCCTCCAGTTGACCACATTGCTTTCTTGTGTGAGACAGAAAGTCCAGACCACCGTTACGTGTCTGAGATACTACTGGCCTCAGGCCTTCTGATGAAAGACCTAGGTTCAGGACATGCAGGGCTCCAGCTCCACCCTTCTGGCTACCCAATCAACCCTGACCTGTTCCACGTTTTGGAGCAAAGAAAGGCAGGATGGGTCAGTAAACCTGATGGTATCCATCAGAGCAGAGTGAAATGTGATCCTAAGAGAGCGCACCGGAAGCTGATGTTCGACTCTGTGAATGAGATTCTCCTTCAGAAGTTTGAGAAGGAAACTGCAGTTTATTCAGCCAGTTCATTCACTAGAGCGAAGGATCTACCTGCAAAGACTCTTAGTGGGCAGCAACTTGTGAAATTCGTATCTTCAGGAATCGAAGACCTGGAGATGGAGCAATCACGGATCTGCCAGAAGGAAGGCAGTGTGATACCTGATGCAGAGATCCTGGAGAGGCTGCAGGGATGGACGAGCTTCTGCAGGGAGCTCCCGGGGCTGGTGCTGGAGATCGAGAGGTCAGTGTTCAAGGAGCTAGTCGACGAGGTGGTGCACGGTGAATCTGCTGATGGCCCACTGATGAAGGCAGCAATTAGGCGGAGAAGGCGTCTCTTTGCGTAA
- the LOC117843809 gene encoding protein LONGIFOLIA 2 isoform X2, producing the protein MPAKYLGALAEDRRPDLHRQVGCVTGILQAFDRRHPLASSHKRLLPPTGHALSSSPSVGGDCTRFSPQIVLEKNSSKTWADNQRAPAAELSQTSYSSSPSSSFSSLDGNRSTQQDLSSTDRMLFPERPFKCSPMLKSSFDSENGLDYPDDVLTKPDNMPTAQSSLPTLGIKNLVKDSIYKDSRDLSVRVCNGEEVKDHPFNFGDPSRQLDGPPRDSTQGKSKGLMDINESLRVLAKLREATWTPSESGHHARLSYDAPRFSYDGKEPASKLREVPRLSLDIKEGHHWNREMNSRSKPSLSSSDRSSSNATGSNAALETQQEQPACKRLPSVVAKLMGLEELPERSESTASLQACKAVKESKEATLNPLSISSHNEPAPRQQRNQDSTVRNLPNSKFPVETAPWKQQERIVLPRKPPRGSKGAHGREPVASVFSDIEKRLKDLDFQQSNKDLRALKQILDSMQAKGLLENKKREEASMSKLYDGSHDDQETTNLNTRLNSNTNSMWVPEESNAESSFKSPIVIMKPSKSANLYSEVDSSVIPLGGSSDLPQLQTGNSTDKRKASTVNRTAKEQHAKWSPRVPTSQPLVSYDRKSNGRNDDSSNKQKSSSLLVTESSSRRQQLPRDSSISLQKNKNSTSPRLLQRKLDSERRARPPVPSAESNKSQRQSGDRNNLDTVSPRSKFRRKPVRAQEGDDGMPNGLNNRTRSLNQQGNDMSTRSDGSMCVASEVDIEVISNDRSTEVNVSNFEQGNGTPSGRNTQKVKTSYDASKDVSSVDPSAAISERPSPVSVLDPLFDQEDLFPSSRTSDSLAADDEHHTSEEPWKPSDTKLREVAMQSKNNKLANVASLLEKLQQLSVNKDEDAPPVDHIAFLCETESPDHRYVSEILLASGLLMKDLGSGHAGLQLHPSGYPINPDLFHVLEQRKAGWVSKPDGIHQSRVKCDPKRAHRKLMFDSVNEILLQKFEKETAVYSASSFTRAKDLPAKTLSGQQLVKFVSSGIEDLEMEQSRICQKEGSVIPDAEILERLQGWTSFCRELPGLVLEIERSVFKELVDEVVHGESADGPLMKAAIRRRRRLFA; encoded by the exons ATGCCGGCAAAGTACCTGGGGGCGTTGGCGGAGGACCGGCGGCCGGACCTCCACCGCCAGGTGGGTTGCGTCACCGGGATCCTGCAGGCGTTCGACCGCCGACACCCGCTCGCCTCCTCCCACAAGAGGCTCCTTCCCCCAACAG GCCATGCTCTGTCCAGCAGCCCAAGTGTAGGGGGAGACTGCACAAGATTTTCACCCCAGATTGTCCTC GAGAAGAACTCAAGCAAAACCTGGGCTGACAACCAGAGAGCACCAGCAGCAGAACTGTCACAAACTTCATATTCAtcgtcaccatcttcatcattcTCCTCCCTTGATGGAAACAGGTCAACTCAACAGGACCTATCATCCACTGATCGAATGCTATTTCCAGAGAGGCCTTTCAAGTGCTCGCCAATGCTCAAGAGCTCTTTTGACAGTGAGAATGGACTCGACTACCCTGATGATGTTCTTACCAAGCCTGATAACATGCCCACAGCTCAATCCAGCCTGCCAACTCTAGGTATAAAAAATCTTGTGAAGGATTCAATCTATAAGGATAGCCGTGACTTGTCAGTCAGAGTTTGTAATGGGGAAGAAGTAAAAGATCACCCATTCAACTTTGGAGATCCATCCAGGCAATTGGATGGGCCTCCCCGCGACAGTACCCAAGGAAAAAGCAAGGGTCTCATGGACATCAACGAATCGCTTCGAGTGCTAGCCAAGCTCAGGGAAGCCACTTGGACTCCTTCTGAATCAGGCCATCATGCAAGACTTTCATATGATGCTCCTCGGTTCTCATACGATGGTAAGGAACCAGCATCAAAACTGAGGGAGGTACCAAGGTTGTCACTGGACATCAAGGAGGGTCACCATTGGAATCGTGAAATGAACTCTAGATCGAAGCCAAGCTTGAGTTCTTCAGACCGAAGCAGCAGCAATGCTACTGGGTCCAATGCAGCCTTGGAGACTCAGCAGGAACAGCCAGCCTGCAAGCGTCTTCCTAGTGTTGTTGCAAAGCTCATGGGATTGGAAGAGTTGCCAGAGCGTAGTGAAAGTACAGCATCATTGCAGGCATGCAAAGCAGTCAAAGAGAGCAAAGAGGCTACGTTGAATCCCTTGAGCATCTCATCCCACAACGAGCCTGCTCCTCGACAACAAAGGAATCAGGATTCAACAGTAAGAAATTTACCCAACTCTAAGTTTCCTGTTGAAACTGCACCGTGGAAGCAACAAGAAAGGATTGTCCTGCCTCGAAAACCACCAAGGGGATCAAAAGGAGCCCATGGAAGAGAACCTGTTGCATCAGTCTTCAGCGACATAGAGAAACGGCTCAAGGACCTTGATTTTCAGCAATCAAACAAGGATCTTAGAGCCCTTAAACAGATCTTGGATTCTATGCAAGCAAAAGGACTGTTGGAAAACAAGAAACGGGAAGAAGCATCTATGTCAAAGCTATATGATGGAAGCCATGATGACCAAGAGACGACCAATCTGAACACGAGACTGAACAGTAACACCAACTCCATGTGGGTGCCTGAAGAGAGTAATGCAGAAAGCTCTTTTAAATCGCCTATTGTGATCATGAAGCCTTCAAAATCTGCAAACCTTTACAGCGAAGTGGATTCTTCTGTCATTCCATTAGGGGGTTCATCTGATCTTCCACAGCTGCAAACAGGCAATAGCACTGATAAAAGGAAAGCTTCAACGGTCAATAGGACAGCTAAAGAGCAGCATGCGAAATGGAGTCCTAGGGTCCCTACTTCTCAACCCCTTGTTTCTTATGACAGGAAATCAAATGGAAGGAATGATGATAGCAGCAACAAGCAAAAATCTAGTTCACTGCTGGTTACTGAGAGCTCATCCAGAAGACAGCAGCTGCCAAGAGACAGTAGCATAAGTttgcaaaagaataaaaattCCACTAGCCCAAGATTACTACAGAGAAAACTTGATTCAGAGCGGAGGGCTAGACCGCCTGTTCCTTCTGCTGAGTCTAACAAAAGCCAAAGGCAATCTGGAGATAGGAATAATTTGGACACTGTGTCACCCCGAAGCAAATTCAGAAGGAAACCTGTGCGTGCACAGGAAGGCGATGATGGCATGCCCAATGGATTGAATAACAGGACAAGGAGCCTGAATCAGCAAGGCAATGATATGTCCACAAGGTCAGATGGCAGTATGTGTGTTGCTTCAGAGGTGGATATAGAAGTTATAAGCAATGACAGGTCTACAGAAGTGAACGTTTCTAACTTTGAGCAAGGCAATGGAACTCCATCAGGAAGGAATACACAAAAAGTG AAAACCTCATATGATGCAAGCAAGGACGTGTCATCTGTAGACCCTTCCGCCGCTATCTCTGAACGGCCAAGTCCAGTTTCTGTGTTGGACCCTTTGTTTGATCAGGAGGATTTGTTTCCTTCCAGCAGGACTTCAGATTCACTTGCTGCTG ATGATGAGCACCATACATCAGAGGAACCATGGAAACCTTCTGATACAAAGCTAAGAGAGGTTGCTATGCAATCCAAAAACAATAAGCTCGCTAATGTTGCTAGCTTGCTTGAGAAGCTCCAGCAGCTTAGCGTGAACAAGGATGAGGATGCCCCTCCAGTTGACCACATTGCTTTCTTGTGTGAGACAGAAAGTCCAGACCACCGTTACGTGTCTGAGATACTACTGGCCTCAGGCCTTCTGATGAAAGACCTAGGTTCAGGACATGCAGGGCTCCAGCTCCACCCTTCTGGCTACCCAATCAACCCTGACCTGTTCCACGTTTTGGAGCAAAGAAAGGCAGGATGGGTCAGTAAACCTGATGGTATCCATCAGAGCAGAGTGAAATGTGATCCTAAGAGAGCGCACCGGAAGCTGATGTTCGACTCTGTGAATGAGATTCTCCTTCAGAAGTTTGAGAAGGAAACTGCAGTTTATTCAGCCAGTTCATTCACTAGAGCGAAGGATCTACCTGCAAAGACTCTTAGTGGGCAGCAACTTGTGAAATTCGTATCTTCAGGAATCGAAGACCTGGAGATGGAGCAATCACGGATCTGCCAGAAGGAAGGCAGTGTGATACCTGATGCAGAGATCCTGGAGAGGCTGCAGGGATGGACGAGCTTCTGCAGGGAGCTCCCGGGGCTGGTGCTGGAGATCGAGAGGTCAGTGTTCAAGGAGCTAGTCGACGAGGTGGTGCACGGTGAATCTGCTGATGGCCCACTGATGAAGGCAGCAATTAGGCGGAGAAGGCGTCTCTTTGCGTAA